Proteins encoded within one genomic window of Dyadobacter chenhuakuii:
- a CDS encoding flavin reductase family protein, translated as MSNIKSGKVSATDIAAMEKQYRICLINSLLSYKSLNLLGTISEAGTTNLCVISSAFHLGANPPLIGMVMRPAREHNDTLRNIKATGQFTLNNVLPDWYKQAHQTSASYPSGVSEFGTCGFDEHYVAGFNAPFVAQSTVRVGLQLREIIPMEINQTSIVIGEIVEVIVNDVLMGKDGTIDHVEAKTVTVAGLDAYFLPQSIARLAYAKPGIEPQELNQPS; from the coding sequence ATGAGTAATATCAAAAGCGGGAAAGTAAGCGCAACAGACATTGCCGCAATGGAAAAACAATATCGGATTTGCCTGATCAACAGTCTGCTAAGCTACAAATCACTGAATTTACTGGGCACGATCAGTGAGGCCGGAACGACAAATTTGTGTGTGATCAGCTCTGCTTTTCACCTGGGTGCCAACCCGCCGCTCATTGGAATGGTCATGCGGCCTGCACGCGAACACAACGACACGCTTCGCAACATCAAAGCAACCGGACAATTTACCCTGAACAATGTCCTGCCCGACTGGTATAAGCAGGCGCATCAGACCAGTGCCAGCTATCCTTCCGGTGTTTCGGAATTCGGGACGTGTGGATTTGATGAACACTACGTCGCCGGGTTCAATGCACCTTTTGTGGCACAATCAACCGTCCGTGTTGGCCTGCAACTCCGCGAGATTATTCCGATGGAAATCAACCAGACCAGCATTGTAATCGGGGAAATTGTTGAAGTTATAGTAAACGATGTCCTGATGGGCAAGGACGGCACCATCGATCATGTTGAGGCTAAAACAGTGACCGTAGCAGGTCTGGACGCTTATTTTCTTCCGCAATCCATCGCAAGGCTGGCCTACGCCAAACCCGGGATTGAGCCACAGGAATTAAACCAGCCTAGCTGA
- a CDS encoding carboxylesterase/lipase family protein: MNIIDRRVFLSQLSLAGAAAATAGFGFTSARRPDEFIETEINTGKIKGVRNDGVNVFKGVPYGGKISGNRRFRRPAPLQPWTGVRDATQFGAPAMQPPRRNEPAPSEDCLFLNVWTPANDNRKRPVMFYSHGGGFVGGSGASQSQDGSNLARNFDVVVVQTNHRLGLLGFLYLDEIAGPEYAGSGNMGMLDIADGLKWVNQNIAQFGGDPDNVMIFGESGGGAKTSCLYTMPAAAPYFNKASIESGPGVRMTTKETAAETTAMLLKELNIAAKDWKKLLNIPAADLLAMQAKLPFVPPFIEKTNNREAMQRSAGGFGPVVDGVVLPQHPFDPVAPEISKSKPLLVGWNEDEHTFFAWERKDTESFKIDFEGLKKKLEPRYGENTDKLIETYRKANPNASAPDVFVAISSIAMMGLGSVTIAERKVKQGGAPVYLYNFGYKSEKKIPGTDYAMGTPHAMDISFKFNNEIPPRDGSAPKESFFGGNNPDRFVASNHFAELWTTFARTGKPAAKDVPEWPAYNLKDRPTMRIDTKCEIINDRFAQELATWRALGKL, from the coding sequence ATGAACATCATTGACAGAAGAGTTTTTCTATCCCAACTCTCGTTGGCAGGCGCCGCGGCCGCTACGGCAGGATTCGGTTTTACATCAGCGCGCAGGCCTGACGAGTTTATTGAAACAGAGATTAATACAGGAAAAATCAAGGGTGTTCGCAATGATGGTGTGAATGTGTTCAAAGGCGTGCCTTATGGCGGTAAGATTTCAGGGAACCGAAGGTTTCGGCGACCGGCACCTTTGCAGCCGTGGACGGGTGTGCGGGATGCCACGCAATTTGGGGCACCCGCCATGCAGCCACCCAGGCGGAATGAGCCCGCGCCTTCGGAGGATTGTTTGTTTCTGAATGTATGGACACCGGCGAATGACAATAGGAAGCGGCCTGTGATGTTTTACAGTCACGGAGGCGGTTTTGTAGGCGGATCGGGGGCTTCGCAGAGTCAGGATGGGTCCAATCTTGCCCGGAATTTTGATGTCGTTGTCGTGCAGACCAATCACCGCCTGGGTTTGCTTGGCTTCCTTTATCTGGACGAAATCGCCGGTCCTGAATATGCAGGCTCGGGCAACATGGGCATGCTCGATATTGCGGACGGATTGAAATGGGTGAATCAGAACATTGCGCAATTTGGCGGTGATCCTGATAATGTCATGATTTTCGGGGAATCGGGTGGGGGAGCCAAAACATCCTGCTTGTACACCATGCCGGCCGCAGCGCCTTACTTCAACAAAGCCTCTATCGAAAGTGGACCGGGTGTGCGGATGACGACCAAGGAAACTGCGGCAGAGACAACGGCAATGCTTTTGAAGGAGTTGAACATTGCTGCAAAAGATTGGAAAAAATTACTCAACATTCCGGCTGCTGACTTACTGGCGATGCAGGCTAAGCTGCCGTTTGTTCCGCCATTTATTGAAAAAACGAATAATAGGGAAGCTATGCAGCGCAGCGCAGGCGGTTTCGGGCCGGTTGTGGATGGCGTTGTTTTGCCGCAGCATCCTTTTGATCCGGTGGCGCCTGAGATCTCCAAAAGCAAACCGTTATTGGTTGGCTGGAATGAGGATGAGCACACTTTTTTTGCCTGGGAACGCAAGGATACGGAATCGTTTAAAATCGATTTTGAAGGACTGAAAAAGAAACTCGAACCCAGATATGGCGAGAATACCGACAAGCTGATTGAAACCTATCGGAAAGCCAATCCCAATGCCTCGGCACCGGATGTTTTTGTGGCGATCTCTTCCATTGCCATGATGGGACTAGGCTCCGTGACCATTGCAGAAAGAAAAGTTAAACAAGGCGGGGCACCCGTTTACCTGTATAATTTCGGATATAAATCTGAGAAAAAGATCCCTGGCACGGACTACGCCATGGGCACACCGCATGCGATGGACATTTCATTCAAATTCAACAATGAGATCCCGCCGCGCGACGGCTCTGCGCCAAAGGAAAGTTTCTTCGGTGGAAACAATCCCGACCGTTTTGTTGCTTCCAATCATTTCGCTGAGCTCTGGACTACATTCGCCAGAACCGGCAAACCAGCCGCAAAGGACGTCCCTGAATGGCCCGCTTACAATCTGAAAGACCGGCCCACGATGCGCATTGATACAAAATGCGAGATCATCAACGACCGCTTCGCACAGGAGCTCGCCACGTGGAGAGCACTTGGGAAGCTTTAA
- a CDS encoding cupin domain-containing protein: MKKTRNKMRTKLILTLAAALIFTIQGFSQSNADAKQAIFPKGEQGPASNFTGKAFNYGLVANDSTYHTVVGNVYFEPGARSNWHRHPAGQILVITAGEGYHQIKGRPIEKMRKGDVVKCPPNVEHWHGASPNSALHQMYIIPNTEKGIVEWLQPVTDKEYNALNKQ; the protein is encoded by the coding sequence ATGAAAAAGACCAGAAATAAGATGCGTACAAAACTTATATTGACCTTGGCTGCGGCTTTAATATTCACAATTCAGGGATTTTCGCAATCCAATGCAGACGCCAAGCAGGCTATTTTTCCAAAAGGCGAACAAGGACCCGCTTCAAATTTTACGGGTAAAGCCTTTAACTACGGGCTGGTAGCAAATGACTCTACCTATCATACAGTCGTAGGAAACGTTTATTTCGAACCGGGTGCCCGCTCAAACTGGCACAGGCATCCGGCCGGTCAGATCCTGGTTATTACGGCCGGCGAGGGATATCACCAGATAAAGGGAAGGCCGATAGAAAAAATGAGGAAAGGCGATGTTGTGAAATGTCCGCCTAATGTGGAGCACTGGCATGGTGCGAGTCCCAACAGCGCTCTGCACCAAATGTACATTATTCCCAACACGGAAAAAGGGATTGTTGAATGGCTGCAACCCGTTACCGACAAGGAATACAATGCATTAAATAAACAATGA
- a CDS encoding hybrid sensor histidine kinase/response regulator: protein MRHALAIALIWWIQHSLSQAQNVKFNHLTTNEGLAQSHVSAILKDREGFMWFGTEDGLNKYDSYVFTHYKHDVYDKSSISDSYIQDLLEDKQGNLWVATSNGLDRFDRTKNGFKHYITQDINDLFEDSKSRIWLATQVGLFVFYPNKKRFRLLLNAGQTKGSKTRNPVYRIEENSDGSLWAGTEKGLFQITIGDDSYTSRRVDINCVQCAPAPAIRALRMDREGHLWIGTKGSGLFRYNLKDRSFRNFLHKPSDKNSVAHNDILSILQTKDGKLWIGTENGGISVYDGKGQFETYEHRANQPTSLSNNSVYAIYQDNAENTWVGTYAGGVDMLPKFGEKFLSYRHIQGDPNSLTDNVVLALCGDSSGERIWIGTDGGGLNVFDHRNNTFASYRHDPKNKNSISNDFVISIVQVSTDVLALGFHDGGFDLFNTKTGIAEHHLPNPRDPNSLSIADVNNLFKDKDGNLWIGTWGGGLNYYNVKSKQFRQYRADPDDRTSISSDIVTCVFQDENGAIWVGTYNGLNKLDSTGRYFTHYQQNPKDISFLSQNKVQCIREADGGNLWIGTVGGGLNYFDTHTQTFKAFTEKDGLASNVVFAMLKDRHKNLWLSTNKGISRFNIAGKSFRNFGVRDGLQSNEFRDNSCFVTADGQMFFGGVNGFSTFHPDSIQYNTFVPPVYLTSFQIFNKPVSVGDKSGILKSDISGTKSITLSYKQSVITFGFASLSYIIPEKNQYAYKLEGFDPYWSYVGEKRTATYTNLDPGTYTFRFRASNNDGVWNMKGNFVTITITPPFWLTWWFRLISVIGIAGLLIFIYKLRTQSNRRQKRLLMTKVRERTIQLEVAIEEERKAKRMAEVAIEEEKKAKQQAELASQAKSSFLAVMSHEIRTPMNGVLGMASLLAETDLDEEQLGYTKSIQSSGSGLLAVINDILDFSKIESGNMELEERAFNLRSCIEDVMAVFTPKIVKYQLNLSYNIGLDVPEQLIGDGQRLRQVLINLIGNAIKFTKEGEVALTVSRNGKDDGDLVGLHFAIRDTGIGISESKMGRLFKSFSQVDSSTSRQYGGSGLGLVICQKLVNMMGGTMGVTSQEGKGSTFSFSILLRKQVLADGEFLQPAVGPATILPHPDVPGKLLYASFSSKYPLEILVAEDNKVNQIVIMNVLAKLGYHAELVIDGLEAVNRNQQKAFDLILMDVQMPVMDGLEATRKIRTENPTRPYIIAMTANALQEDRKRCTAAGMDNYISKPVDLEDLMEMLKELSQKMQAAING, encoded by the coding sequence ATGAGGCACGCACTAGCTATCGCATTGATTTGGTGGATACAACATAGTCTTTCACAAGCGCAAAATGTAAAGTTCAACCACCTTACCACCAATGAAGGACTGGCTCAAAGCCACGTTTCGGCGATATTAAAGGATAGGGAGGGTTTCATGTGGTTTGGGACCGAAGATGGATTGAATAAGTATGACAGTTATGTTTTTACGCATTACAAACATGACGTTTACGACAAAAGCAGCATTTCTGATAGCTATATTCAGGATTTACTGGAAGATAAGCAGGGCAATTTATGGGTTGCCACTTCCAACGGACTGGACCGATTTGACCGGACGAAAAATGGCTTTAAACATTACATTACCCAGGATATCAACGACCTTTTTGAGGATAGCAAGAGCAGGATATGGCTGGCCACTCAGGTAGGATTGTTTGTTTTTTACCCAAATAAAAAGCGTTTCAGGCTCCTTCTGAACGCAGGGCAGACCAAAGGCAGCAAAACCAGAAACCCAGTCTACCGCATTGAAGAAAATAGCGATGGTTCGTTGTGGGCAGGAACTGAGAAAGGACTTTTTCAAATCACAATCGGCGACGACTCGTATACCAGCAGAAGGGTTGACATTAACTGCGTACAATGTGCTCCGGCACCCGCGATCAGGGCGTTGCGGATGGATCGTGAGGGCCATTTGTGGATCGGTACGAAGGGAAGCGGTTTGTTTCGATATAATCTGAAAGACCGGTCTTTCCGCAATTTTCTGCACAAACCATCCGATAAGAACTCCGTCGCCCACAACGACATTCTTTCTATTCTTCAAACCAAAGACGGCAAGCTATGGATAGGGACCGAAAATGGAGGGATCAGCGTCTATGACGGGAAGGGACAATTCGAGACTTATGAGCACCGGGCCAACCAGCCAACGTCGCTCAGCAATAACTCTGTGTATGCGATTTACCAGGACAACGCGGAAAACACGTGGGTAGGAACCTATGCCGGCGGCGTAGACATGCTGCCGAAGTTTGGTGAAAAATTTCTCTCTTACAGGCACATACAGGGAGATCCGAACAGCCTCACCGACAATGTGGTGCTCGCCTTGTGCGGGGACAGCTCGGGCGAGAGAATTTGGATCGGGACCGATGGCGGCGGGCTGAATGTATTTGATCATCGAAACAACACTTTTGCCAGTTACCGGCACGATCCAAAGAATAAAAATTCAATCAGCAATGACTTTGTTATCTCCATTGTACAGGTTTCCACCGATGTTCTTGCACTGGGATTTCACGATGGCGGCTTTGATCTTTTTAATACTAAAACGGGCATAGCAGAACACCATTTGCCCAATCCCAGGGACCCGAACAGCCTATCCATTGCTGATGTAAACAATCTTTTCAAGGACAAGGACGGCAACCTGTGGATAGGAACCTGGGGAGGCGGATTGAATTACTATAATGTCAAAAGCAAGCAATTCAGGCAATATCGTGCCGATCCGGATGACCGCACCAGCATTAGCTCCGACATTGTGACTTGTGTTTTTCAGGATGAGAATGGGGCAATATGGGTGGGGACTTATAACGGACTGAACAAGCTGGATAGCACGGGCCGGTATTTTACGCATTATCAGCAAAACCCCAAAGACATCTCTTTTTTGTCACAAAACAAGGTGCAATGCATCCGGGAAGCCGATGGCGGTAACTTGTGGATCGGCACTGTGGGCGGCGGACTCAATTATTTTGATACCCACACACAAACATTTAAAGCTTTTACCGAAAAGGACGGCCTGGCCAGCAATGTTGTTTTTGCCATGCTGAAAGACCGGCATAAAAACCTGTGGTTGAGTACAAACAAAGGCATTTCACGGTTTAATATCGCCGGGAAATCCTTCCGTAATTTTGGTGTGCGGGATGGGCTGCAGAGCAATGAATTCAGGGACAATTCGTGCTTTGTTACGGCAGACGGACAAATGTTTTTTGGGGGAGTGAACGGGTTCAGTACTTTTCACCCCGATAGTATCCAGTATAACACCTTTGTTCCTCCTGTCTATCTGACCAGCTTCCAGATTTTTAACAAACCGGTTTCCGTAGGTGATAAATCGGGCATTCTGAAAAGTGATATCAGCGGCACGAAGTCCATTACGCTATCTTACAAGCAGTCTGTCATCACATTTGGATTCGCTTCGCTCAGTTATATCATTCCTGAGAAAAATCAATACGCCTATAAACTGGAAGGATTTGATCCGTATTGGAGCTATGTGGGAGAAAAGCGAACAGCAACTTACACCAATCTTGACCCCGGCACTTACACGTTCCGGTTCAGAGCATCCAACAACGACGGTGTATGGAACATGAAGGGAAACTTCGTGACCATTACGATTACCCCGCCATTCTGGCTTACCTGGTGGTTCAGGCTGATTTCGGTGATAGGCATTGCAGGTTTGCTGATCTTTATTTATAAACTCCGCACCCAATCCAACCGCAGGCAGAAAAGGTTGCTTATGACGAAGGTCAGGGAGCGCACTATCCAACTTGAAGTGGCGATCGAGGAAGAGCGGAAAGCCAAGCGTATGGCGGAAGTCGCTATCGAAGAAGAGAAAAAAGCCAAGCAGCAGGCTGAGCTGGCAAGCCAGGCGAAGAGCTCTTTTCTGGCAGTGATGAGTCATGAAATACGCACGCCTATGAATGGTGTGCTGGGTATGGCCTCCTTGTTAGCGGAGACTGATCTGGATGAGGAACAGCTCGGTTATACAAAAAGTATACAGTCAAGCGGCAGCGGCTTGCTGGCTGTGATCAATGACATTCTTGACTTTTCCAAAATAGAGTCCGGAAATATGGAGCTGGAAGAAAGGGCATTCAATCTTAGAAGCTGCATTGAAGATGTGATGGCCGTTTTTACTCCCAAAATAGTTAAATATCAGCTCAATCTGTCATATAACATCGGTCTGGATGTGCCCGAACAGCTCATTGGCGATGGACAAAGGCTTCGTCAGGTCCTGATCAACCTGATCGGCAATGCCATTAAATTTACCAAAGAGGGCGAGGTAGCCCTGACCGTAAGCCGTAACGGCAAAGATGACGGTGATCTGGTAGGGCTGCATTTTGCAATCCGCGACACAGGGATCGGCATTTCCGAGAGTAAGATGGGCCGTCTGTTTAAATCGTTTTCGCAGGTAGATTCCTCCACAAGCCGTCAATACGGCGGTTCCGGGCTGGGGCTGGTGATCTGTCAAAAGCTTGTAAATATGATGGGTGGGACGATGGGTGTGACAAGCCAGGAAGGGAAAGGTAGCACGTTTTCATTTTCAATCCTTTTGCGGAAGCAAGTTTTGGCTGATGGGGAATTTTTACAGCCTGCTGTTGGGCCCGCCACAATACTGCCACACCCGGACGTTCCCGGGAAGCTGTTATATGCCAGTTTTTCGTCAAAATACCCATTGGAAATATTGGTTGCAGAAGACAATAAGGTGAATCAAATTGTGATCATGAATGTGCTGGCCAAGCTGGGCTATCATGCTGAACTGGTCATTGACGGCCTGGAAGCAGTGAATAGGAACCAGCAAAAAGCATTTGATCTCATACTCATGGATGTCCAAATGCCCGTCATGGATGGCTTGGAAGCAACCCGGAAAATCAGAACAGAGAACCCAACCCGGCCTTACATCATCGCCATGACCGCCAACGCCTTACAGGAGGACCGGAAACGATGCACGGCTGCGGGGATGGATAATTATATCAGTAAGCCGGTTGATCTGGAAGATTTGATGGAGATGCTGAAAGAGCTGTCGCAGAAGATGCAGGCAGCTATCAACGGCTAA
- a CDS encoding response regulator transcription factor, with product MIRVLIADDHNVFVEGIESLISGSPDIEVTARCYTVKSVIERLSQTAIDVVLLDISFPNIEDGLGLCEYIGRTFPETKVVALTMHDDASLIKRIVKKGAKGYLLKNTTKIELLQAIQAVHNDKQYFNESITQILLNDSPKTRRSTAGNGVKPHLSPRESEVLTRIAQGLTTQQMATQLFVSAKAIEFHRSSLLMKFGVPNTALLIKTAMEMQMID from the coding sequence ATGATACGAGTCCTCATCGCGGATGACCATAATGTTTTTGTTGAAGGCATTGAGTCGCTTATTTCAGGGTCACCCGACATTGAAGTGACTGCGCGCTGCTACACGGTAAAGTCGGTCATTGAGCGGTTAAGCCAGACGGCGATCGATGTCGTGTTACTTGATATTTCGTTTCCTAACATTGAAGACGGGCTTGGGCTTTGTGAGTATATAGGCCGCACGTTTCCGGAAACGAAAGTGGTAGCATTGACCATGCACGACGATGCGAGTCTCATTAAGCGGATCGTGAAAAAAGGCGCGAAAGGTTATTTGTTAAAGAATACTACAAAAATAGAGTTGCTTCAAGCTATCCAGGCGGTTCACAACGACAAGCAATATTTCAACGAATCAATTACGCAAATTCTGCTGAACGATAGCCCAAAGACCAGAAGGTCAACGGCCGGTAATGGCGTGAAACCGCACCTCAGTCCGCGCGAATCGGAAGTGCTGACCCGCATTGCGCAAGGATTGACCACGCAGCAAATGGCCACTCAGTTGTTTGTGAGCGCCAAAGCAATCGAATTTCACCGAAGCAGTCTGCTGATGAAGTTCGGCGTTCCCAACACAGCCCTGTTGATCAAGACGGCTATGGAGATGCAAATGATCGATTAG
- a CDS encoding sensor histidine kinase — protein MRFCSPRSGWRIILLFLVFLNGGFQSVQAESDTTSVDSLKKQINLLVQDKHYSQAAKAYDSLGKIYHRQYGYNKYTMDSYLSSLKYYSLMGDSLGYFNQYLVIGDYYSQDYFMHAYAEKYLKKAQQYFKRTQNMPKVIEARLGLDNIAQHIEPTPPGLKTHLRETERLSVKYQRPYSQAYALSLLANTYSRDKQPDSAYYFASRSLIISNQLKVNWLIALNHFYLGLVEQFRNNSMAAIEEYQKSYNLSKAENSLGMMRELSRHTADSYSRMGDYNKAYDWSQKTLDYTVQFYASEQTKSIRLQELDSQIKTLAVEKQLVEEQSRNQHVLNSALFIGLIISVIGVFTLVYLRRQQTLIDHQHTVIAQQQIRQLELKSLRAMIEGQEGERSRIARDLHDGLGIQLSRIKLFIEAHQEELPSTVKEPLNQFLDEACAETRLISNDLRPYALSTFGLVPALEDLVQKLNLVNQTNLILDHYGEMPPLSDEAAVMIYRVVQELLNNALKHAHAQVVTVQLMVNEETTLISVDDDGLGADFDNLLSTGSGMANIKSRIAYLGGHVMWQSEAGKGTSVMISLPIAIRPFSH, from the coding sequence ATGAGATTTTGTTCTCCCCGGTCTGGTTGGCGGATCATTCTGCTCTTCCTGGTTTTCCTGAATGGCGGGTTTCAATCTGTGCAGGCAGAATCTGACACAACGTCCGTTGACAGCTTGAAAAAACAGATCAATCTGTTGGTTCAGGATAAGCATTACAGTCAGGCTGCAAAGGCTTATGATTCTTTGGGCAAGATTTACCACCGGCAGTACGGGTACAACAAGTACACGATGGATTCTTATTTAAGCAGCTTGAAATATTACAGTCTGATGGGCGATTCACTGGGGTATTTCAATCAGTATCTGGTGATTGGAGACTACTATTCGCAGGACTATTTTATGCATGCCTACGCCGAAAAATATCTCAAAAAAGCCCAGCAATATTTCAAGCGAACCCAAAACATGCCGAAAGTCATCGAGGCTCGATTGGGTTTGGACAATATCGCCCAACATATAGAACCCACGCCGCCCGGTTTGAAAACGCACCTGCGCGAAACGGAACGACTTAGCGTAAAGTACCAACGACCTTATTCTCAGGCTTATGCGCTTAGTTTGCTGGCCAATACCTATTCCAGGGACAAGCAGCCCGATTCTGCATATTATTTTGCCAGCCGAAGTTTGATCATATCTAATCAATTAAAAGTTAACTGGTTAATTGCATTAAATCACTTTTACCTGGGCCTGGTTGAGCAGTTTAGAAATAATAGTATGGCTGCTATTGAAGAATATCAGAAGAGCTACAACTTATCGAAGGCGGAAAATAGTCTGGGCATGATGCGGGAATTGTCACGGCATACAGCAGACAGTTATTCGCGCATGGGCGACTATAATAAGGCATATGACTGGTCACAAAAAACGCTAGATTATACGGTTCAATTTTACGCATCCGAGCAAACAAAAAGTATTCGTTTGCAGGAACTGGATAGTCAGATCAAGACGCTGGCAGTTGAAAAGCAACTCGTTGAAGAACAAAGTCGCAACCAGCATGTTTTAAACTCGGCGCTTTTCATTGGTCTGATCATCAGCGTTATAGGTGTGTTCACACTTGTGTATTTAAGACGTCAGCAAACATTGATCGATCATCAGCACACCGTCATCGCCCAGCAACAAATCCGGCAATTAGAGCTAAAATCGCTTCGGGCCATGATCGAAGGTCAGGAAGGCGAACGGAGTCGGATCGCCCGCGATCTGCATGATGGTCTGGGAATTCAATTGTCACGAATTAAACTGTTCATTGAAGCACATCAGGAAGAATTGCCTTCAACCGTCAAAGAACCCTTGAACCAGTTTCTGGATGAAGCCTGCGCCGAAACCCGGCTGATCTCAAACGATCTGCGCCCGTATGCGCTGTCGACATTCGGCCTCGTTCCGGCGCTGGAAGATCTGGTGCAAAAACTGAATCTCGTTAATCAAACAAACCTTATTTTAGACCATTATGGCGAAATGCCGCCTTTGAGCGACGAAGCTGCCGTGATGATTTACCGGGTCGTGCAAGAGTTGCTCAATAACGCGCTGAAACATGCACACGCCCAGGTGGTTACGGTCCAGCTGATGGTCAATGAAGAAACAACGCTGATAAGTGTCGATGACGATGGCCTGGGGGCTGATTTTGACAATCTGCTATCAACCGGAAGTGGCATGGCCAACATTAAGTCCCGCATTGCTTACCTCGGCGGGCACGTCATGTGGCAAAGCGAAGCCGGCAAAGGAACATCCGTGATGATTTCGTTGCCAATCGCAATCCGGCCGTTTTCTCACTAA
- a CDS encoding Txe/YoeB family addiction module toxin, protein MGRYSVTFSDRAKKDLSFLHKSGGKSLVKRIERIFEELGEDPYSGIGKPEQLKNNLSGLWSRRIDKKHRLSEKTAGLRLATKSSRMFLCRLRFAT, encoded by the coding sequence ATGGGCAGATATTCTGTAACCTTCTCCGACAGAGCAAAAAAAGACCTTTCATTTTTACATAAATCCGGCGGCAAGTCACTCGTAAAACGCATCGAGCGCATTTTCGAAGAGCTTGGTGAAGATCCTTACAGCGGAATCGGCAAACCTGAGCAACTCAAAAATAATCTTTCCGGACTATGGTCGCGGCGCATTGATAAGAAGCATCGCCTTAGTGAGAAAACGGCCGGATTGCGATTGGCAACGAAATCATCACGGATGTTCCTTTGCCGGCTTCGCTTTGCCACATGA
- a CDS encoding helix-turn-helix transcriptional regulator: protein MQTREDILRKIESVTNAESSKWKERAARKAENPKALEKSRIIAINILAQLRKLGMSQKDLAEKLQVTPQTVNSWVKGNSNFTIETIVRIEEVLGVELIGVSVS, encoded by the coding sequence ATGCAAACAAGAGAAGATATTTTACGAAAAATAGAATCGGTCACAAATGCTGAATCCAGCAAATGGAAAGAGCGAGCAGCCCGCAAAGCCGAAAATCCGAAGGCACTTGAAAAATCAAGGATTATCGCGATTAATATCCTTGCCCAATTGCGGAAACTTGGAATGAGTCAAAAGGATTTGGCGGAGAAATTGCAAGTGACGCCTCAAACTGTGAATTCCTGGGTGAAAGGGAATAGCAATTTTACGATTGAGACGATTGTAAGGATTGAGGAGGTTTTGGGGGTGGAGTTGATTGGGGTTAGTGTAAGTTAA
- a CDS encoding HigA family addiction module antitoxin, with translation MILFDPAHAGELIRETLDGIYQETGQKLTVEQVTAVLGTTRKTLSAIINGKSAVSPEMAIRLGAAFPNTDAEFWLSVQKNYDLAQARKRVDASKIRVIWQPKVMQPA, from the coding sequence ATGATTTTGTTTGATCCAGCCCATGCAGGCGAACTTATTCGAGAAACCCTTGACGGGATTTATCAGGAAACAGGGCAAAAACTTACAGTTGAGCAGGTTACCGCAGTATTGGGGACAACTCGTAAAACGCTGTCTGCAATTATCAATGGGAAATCTGCCGTGTCGCCAGAAATGGCAATCCGTTTAGGCGCGGCATTTCCTAACACGGATGCCGAGTTTTGGTTATCCGTACAGAAAAATTATGATCTTGCACAGGCTAGGAAGCGCGTAGATGCATCTAAAATTAGGGTGATATGGCAGCCGAAGGTAATGCAGCCGGCTTAA
- a CDS encoding helix-turn-helix domain-containing protein, translated as MTHTTSNPKIHEGRNLKRFREMLGIKQDFLAFELGEEWNQQKISLLEQKEKIDADILEQVSAILKIPAEAIRNFDEEKAVNIISNTFNDSPFGNSTNYGPVHSNPIDKIMQLHDEKIALYERMLREKDEMMERLERLIGGR; from the coding sequence ATGACACATACTACCTCCAATCCAAAGATTCACGAAGGCCGTAACCTAAAAAGATTTCGAGAAATGCTCGGGATAAAACAAGATTTCCTTGCGTTTGAGCTCGGCGAAGAATGGAACCAGCAGAAAATCTCATTGCTAGAACAGAAGGAAAAGATTGATGCTGATATTTTGGAGCAGGTTTCAGCAATTCTGAAAATCCCTGCTGAGGCGATTCGGAATTTTGATGAGGAGAAGGCAGTGAATATTATATCAAATACTTTTAATGACAGCCCATTTGGTAATTCTACGAATTACGGACCTGTTCACTCAAATCCTATTGATAAAATCATGCAGCTTCATGATGAGAAGATTGCTTTGTATGAGCGGATGTTGAGGGAGAAGGATGAGATGATGGAGAGGTTGGAGCGGTTGATTGGGGGGAGGTGA